A window from Ardenticatena maritima encodes these proteins:
- a CDS encoding SAM hydrolase/SAM-dependent halogenase family protein yields the protein MSATIALLTDFGIEDTYVGVMKGVIRGIAPNAAIVDLNHHVPPQDVRAGAFHLLVSYRYFPADTVFCVVVDPGVGTARRPIAAALRTPNGARYTFVLPDNGLLTPLLDENSLEQVVVLDNPRYHLPNVSHTFHGRDIFAPVAAHLAAGVPLADVGTPLASDAMVRLEWPHPEPHASGWVATIIHADHFGNLITNLRAEDLQPDMQKWLVVAGPVQIQGISRTFGDVPPGMPVAYIGSSGFLELAVRQGNARRQWGIGSGARVQVVRIGGKASV from the coding sequence ATGTCGGCCACCATCGCTTTGCTCACCGATTTTGGCATTGAAGATACCTACGTCGGCGTGATGAAGGGCGTCATCCGCGGCATTGCGCCGAACGCCGCCATCGTGGACCTGAACCACCACGTCCCGCCGCAAGACGTGCGCGCGGGCGCGTTTCATCTGCTGGTCTCGTACCGCTATTTTCCCGCGGACACGGTGTTTTGCGTCGTGGTGGACCCCGGCGTCGGTACGGCGCGGCGTCCCATTGCCGCCGCCTTGCGCACGCCGAACGGTGCACGCTACACCTTCGTCCTGCCCGACAACGGCTTGCTGACGCCGCTTCTGGACGAAAACAGCCTCGAACAGGTGGTGGTACTCGACAACCCACGGTATCATCTCCCCAACGTGAGCCACACCTTCCACGGGCGCGACATCTTTGCCCCCGTGGCGGCGCACCTGGCGGCGGGCGTCCCCCTTGCCGACGTTGGCACGCCCCTGGCAAGCGATGCGATGGTGCGCCTTGAATGGCCTCACCCCGAACCGCATGCCAGCGGCTGGGTGGCGACCATCATCCACGCCGACCATTTCGGCAATTTGATCACAAATCTGCGCGCCGAAGACCTGCAACCCGACATGCAAAAGTGGCTGGTGGTGGCGGGACCCGTGCAGATTCAAGGCATTTCGCGCACATTTGGCGACGTGCCGCCCGGTATGCCCGTCGCCTACATCGGCAGTAGCGGCTTTCTGGAACTGGCGGTGCGCCAGGGCAATGCGCGCCGTCAATGGGGCATTGGCTCCGGCGCACGTGTGCAGGTTGTGCGCATCGGCGGTAAAGCGTCTGTTTGA
- a CDS encoding DUF4236 domain-containing protein: MGFRFRKSIKIAPGVRVNVGKRGVSSISVGKTNIGKRGIYQNISIPGTGISYRTKIGGSTSRGKTRTSRSKTKKEILQVTLKLSEDGSLIFEDGKGQPLPDAVVRKAKQQQRASIEAWLEEQCHQYNANLQDFLNIHLSTPPPEGKVIVNPKPKPPRLEKPGIMAKIFEGYRKRIEEKNKAAQQKYLKALEKWKQAEESLRTNVDVMEQVLGKALSSLQWPRETIVNFEIADDGRKVLVDVDLPEIEDMPTKEAKVNRRDLRLTIQKRSQKQIRLDYLKHIHAVGFRIIGEIFAHLPTVEVVVLSAYSQRVDKRTGTIKDEYLYSVRVPRDKWREINFSNLVALDVVASFDRFEVRRKISKTGVISAIEPFEQ, encoded by the coding sequence ATGGGATTCCGATTCCGTAAATCTATAAAAATTGCTCCGGGAGTGCGTGTGAATGTAGGGAAACGAGGTGTGAGTAGTATCAGTGTAGGAAAGACTAACATTGGGAAAAGGGGTATCTATCAAAACATTAGTATCCCCGGTACTGGTATCTCGTATCGGACCAAAATAGGTGGTAGTACTTCTCGCGGGAAAACTCGCACTTCTCGGAGTAAGACGAAGAAAGAAATCCTTCAAGTAACTCTGAAACTTTCAGAAGATGGTTCACTGATTTTTGAGGATGGGAAAGGGCAGCCCCTTCCCGATGCTGTAGTTAGGAAAGCTAAGCAACAGCAAAGGGCTTCTATCGAGGCTTGGTTAGAGGAACAATGTCATCAATATAATGCTAATCTTCAAGATTTCCTCAACATTCACCTGTCCACCCCACCGCCTGAAGGTAAGGTGATAGTAAATCCTAAACCCAAGCCGCCGCGTTTGGAGAAGCCAGGAATAATGGCAAAGATATTTGAGGGGTATCGAAAGCGGATAGAAGAGAAGAACAAAGCCGCTCAGCAAAAATATTTGAAGGCTTTGGAAAAGTGGAAACAAGCAGAAGAATCTCTTAGGACGAATGTTGATGTAATGGAGCAGGTTTTGGGCAAAGCGCTTTCTTCGTTGCAATGGCCTCGAGAAACTATTGTCAATTTTGAGATAGCAGATGATGGACGCAAGGTTCTTGTAGATGTGGATTTACCAGAAATAGAAGATATGCCTACCAAGGAGGCGAAGGTTAATCGGAGGGATTTACGGCTCACTATTCAGAAACGCTCTCAAAAGCAAATTCGGTTGGATTATCTAAAGCATATACACGCTGTAGGCTTTCGCATTATCGGGGAGATATTTGCGCATTTACCCACAGTAGAAGTGGTGGTGTTGTCAGCGTATTCCCAACGGGTTGATAAACGGACTGGTACCATAAAAGATGAATATCTCTACAGTGTGCGTGTTCCTAGGGATAAATGGCGCGAAATTAATTTTTCTAACTTGGTGGCGTTGGATGTAGTAGCGAGTTTTGATCGCTTTGAAGTTCGCCGGAAAATCTCAAAGACAGGAGTAATATCGGCTATAGAGCCTTTTGAACAATGA
- a CDS encoding polysaccharide deacetylase family protein: MRLRVLAFALLSIFALAACGVPAETAAPATQTAPAEPPSAEPTTALAAQPAPTSTPIPASPTATPSPTPTASPTATPTATPTPGPATYRLRPGDTLGAVALNAGVSLDALLAVNNLTREDANIIKKGTVLLLPEGAIPPEQWPVPTPVPLPTFVANVPPAEAPIIYLGPERKQVALTFDTGYNPDINRQIAQMLAERGVRATFFVVGSGVEQYPDVVRDIVANGHELANHSWSHKDMTKMSAEQVRAELLDTEAIVQSIVPTATTRPFFRAPFGYVNETVQRVAGEEGFYIVDWTIDSLDWLEGIRPDEVRWTVARGLRPGAIIVQHGSSEASLAALPEILDLLAQEGYEAVTLSELLQP, encoded by the coding sequence ATGCGTTTGCGCGTGCTGGCTTTCGCTCTGCTGAGCATTTTCGCACTGGCGGCGTGTGGCGTGCCGGCTGAAACCGCCGCCCCCGCCACCCAGACAGCGCCGGCTGAACCCCCATCGGCGGAACCGACAACCGCGTTGGCGGCGCAACCCGCCCCAACGTCAACCCCCATCCCTGCGTCGCCGACCGCCACACCATCCCCGACGCCGACGGCTTCCCCCACGGCGACGCCCACCGCCACGCCCACGCCGGGCCCCGCCACCTACCGCCTGCGCCCCGGCGATACGTTGGGCGCGGTGGCGCTCAACGCCGGCGTCTCGCTGGATGCGTTGCTGGCGGTGAACAACCTGACCCGCGAGGACGCCAACATCATCAAGAAAGGCACTGTGTTGCTCTTGCCCGAGGGGGCGATTCCCCCCGAACAGTGGCCTGTGCCCACGCCTGTGCCTCTGCCCACGTTTGTCGCCAATGTGCCGCCCGCCGAAGCCCCCATCATCTACCTGGGACCGGAGCGCAAGCAGGTGGCGCTGACGTTCGACACCGGCTACAACCCCGACATCAACCGCCAGATTGCGCAAATGCTCGCTGAGCGTGGCGTTCGGGCGACCTTCTTTGTGGTGGGGAGCGGTGTTGAGCAGTACCCCGACGTGGTGCGCGACATCGTCGCCAATGGGCACGAACTCGCTAACCATTCGTGGAGCCACAAAGACATGACCAAAATGAGCGCCGAGCAAGTGCGCGCCGAACTACTGGACACCGAAGCCATTGTGCAAAGCATCGTCCCCACGGCGACCACGCGCCCCTTCTTCCGTGCGCCTTTTGGCTATGTCAACGAAACAGTTCAGCGCGTAGCCGGCGAAGAAGGCTTCTACATCGTGGATTGGACGATTGACAGCCTCGACTGGCTGGAAGGCATTCGCCCTGATGAAGTGCGCTGGACGGTGGCGCGCGGTTTGCGCCCCGGCGCTATCATCGTTCAGCATGGCAGTAGCGAAGCCAGCCTTGCCGCTTTGCCCGAAATCCTCGATTTGCTGGCGCAGGAAGGCTACGAAGCCGTGACGCTCAGCGAACTCTTGCAACCCTGA
- a CDS encoding thioredoxin domain-containing protein, with amino-acid sequence MKRLRFLLFALVLVLSACGTSTTSERQPTPTNAPEVKASSPANTSAEATTGRVAFMGPYAQSFQVFVMNADGSGLRLVSDGETESLFPSLSPDGRYVAYTAVVGNNNLDIVRYDLETEERTLLTSGPDIDSQPVYSPDGTRIAFVSNRDGRLGLFIMDANGQNVRRLIDLEGETINPLGNWSPDGRRLVFADTQRDGTQTIRVVDVETGEVTTLVERNGVDTAPTFSPDGTRILFFSDRDGGMDVYVMDTDGQNVQRLTQDGDSIYPVWHPEGDGFLFTRVDHERFVIFWRGLDETTATPIPNVEGVVTSWVTASEPLADIGFEQKPRVSEALLRDAPAKGNPDAPVTIVALSDYQCPFCKEFAETTLPELNTLIEEGKIRLVWLDLPLDNLHPNARAAAQAAHCARAQGGDDAYWAMHDALFAEQATWGNAPDPLPTFAKLAQQAGLDGKALRDCVVAETYAETVEAGVQEAKRLNVTSTPTFLIGDTVISGAQPLDVFYEVIGEALGEDLRPTYTVNADIVANAPAKGDPDAPITVVEFSDYQCPFCERFYQETLPQLQPLIDEGKVRLVYVDFPLEQIHPQARMAARAAHCAREQGGDEAYWAMHDLLFDNQQAWGVANPVPVFAELALQAGLDPKALQACLESTRYDETVTSGLREGLRLGVSGTPTFFIGGERLVGAQPVSAFFSIFERLLGEPLAAPTPTLDEAALAAFPAKGDPNAPITVVEFSDYQCPFCERFYQETLPQLEPLIDAGEVRFVYVDFPLTNIHPQAFDAAQAAHCAREQGGDAAYWSMHNALFEAQAEWSTNNALDVFAALAAQQWLDGEALRTCVAEGRYAALVEQGLQLGMQLQVSGTPTFFVEGERLVGAQPFSAFEAVFARVRGE; translated from the coding sequence TTGAAACGTCTGCGTTTTTTGTTGTTCGCACTGGTGCTTGTGCTCAGCGCCTGTGGCACGTCCACAACGTCTGAACGTCAGCCAACCCCAACCAACGCCCCCGAAGTGAAGGCGTCTTCTCCCGCCAATACATCCGCAGAGGCCACAACGGGGCGCGTTGCGTTCATGGGACCTTACGCGCAAAGTTTCCAGGTCTTTGTGATGAACGCCGACGGTAGCGGTTTGCGCCTCGTCTCGGACGGCGAGACCGAATCGCTCTTCCCGTCGCTCTCCCCCGATGGGCGCTATGTCGCCTACACCGCCGTGGTGGGCAACAACAACCTGGATATTGTGCGCTACGACCTTGAAACCGAAGAACGCACCCTGCTCACCAGCGGCCCCGACATTGACAGTCAGCCGGTCTATTCGCCCGACGGGACGCGCATTGCCTTTGTGAGCAACCGCGATGGGCGCTTGGGGCTGTTCATCATGGATGCGAACGGGCAAAATGTGCGCCGCCTGATTGACCTGGAAGGCGAAACCATCAACCCACTGGGCAATTGGAGCCCCGACGGGCGGCGTCTGGTGTTTGCCGACACACAGCGCGACGGCACGCAAACGATTCGCGTGGTGGATGTTGAAACCGGCGAGGTTACCACGCTTGTCGAGCGCAACGGCGTGGACACCGCACCCACCTTCTCGCCGGACGGCACGCGCATTCTCTTCTTCTCCGACCGCGACGGCGGTATGGACGTGTATGTCATGGACACGGACGGGCAAAACGTCCAGCGCCTGACGCAAGACGGCGACAGCATTTACCCCGTCTGGCACCCTGAGGGCGACGGTTTTCTCTTCACCCGTGTTGACCATGAGCGCTTTGTCATTTTCTGGCGCGGGCTTGATGAGACGACCGCCACGCCTATTCCCAACGTGGAAGGTGTGGTGACGTCGTGGGTGACCGCGAGCGAACCGCTTGCCGATATTGGCTTTGAGCAGAAGCCGCGCGTCAGCGAGGCGCTTTTACGCGACGCCCCCGCGAAAGGCAACCCCGACGCGCCGGTGACGATTGTGGCGTTGAGCGATTACCAATGCCCCTTCTGCAAAGAGTTCGCCGAAACCACACTCCCCGAATTGAACACACTCATCGAAGAGGGGAAAATCCGCCTGGTCTGGCTGGATTTGCCGCTGGACAATCTGCACCCCAACGCACGCGCCGCCGCCCAAGCCGCGCACTGCGCCCGCGCGCAAGGCGGCGATGACGCTTACTGGGCGATGCATGATGCGCTCTTTGCCGAACAAGCCACGTGGGGCAACGCCCCCGACCCCCTGCCCACGTTCGCCAAACTGGCGCAACAAGCCGGGCTGGACGGCAAGGCGCTGCGCGATTGTGTGGTCGCCGAGACGTATGCCGAGACCGTCGAGGCGGGTGTGCAGGAAGCCAAGCGGCTGAACGTCACCAGTACGCCCACCTTCCTCATTGGCGATACGGTCATCAGCGGGGCGCAACCGCTGGATGTGTTCTACGAGGTGATTGGCGAGGCGTTGGGCGAAGACCTGCGCCCCACCTACACGGTGAACGCCGACATTGTGGCGAACGCCCCCGCCAAAGGCGACCCCGACGCGCCGATCACCGTGGTTGAATTCAGCGATTACCAGTGCCCGTTCTGCGAACGGTTCTATCAGGAGACGCTGCCGCAATTGCAACCACTGATTGACGAAGGCAAAGTGCGCCTGGTGTATGTGGATTTCCCGCTGGAGCAGATTCACCCACAGGCGCGCATGGCGGCGCGCGCCGCGCACTGCGCCCGTGAACAGGGGGGCGATGAAGCCTACTGGGCGATGCACGACCTGCTGTTCGACAATCAGCAAGCGTGGGGCGTCGCCAACCCGGTGCCGGTCTTTGCTGAGTTGGCGCTCCAGGCGGGGCTGGACCCAAAAGCGCTGCAAGCCTGCCTTGAAAGCACGCGCTACGATGAGACCGTCACCAGCGGGCTGCGCGAAGGGTTGCGGCTGGGCGTCAGCGGCACGCCGACGTTCTTCATCGGGGGTGAACGCCTGGTGGGTGCGCAACCCGTCTCGGCGTTCTTCAGCATTTTCGAGCGCCTGCTGGGTGAACCGCTTGCCGCGCCCACGCCCACGCTGGACGAAGCCGCACTTGCGGCTTTTCCCGCCAAAGGCGACCCCAACGCGCCCATTACGGTGGTCGAGTTCAGCGATTACCAGTGTCCCTTCTGCGAACGGTTCTATCAGGAGACGCTCCCACAACTTGAACCGCTGATTGATGCTGGTGAAGTCCGCTTCGTCTATGTGGATTTCCCGCTCACGAACATTCATCCGCAAGCCTTCGACGCCGCCCAAGCCGCGCACTGCGCCCGCGAACAGGGGGGCGATGCGGCCTACTGGAGCATGCACAACGCGCTGTTTGAGGCCCAGGCGGAGTGGAGCACCAACAACGCGCTTGATGTGTTCGCCGCGCTTGCCGCGCAACAGTGGCTGGACGGCGAGGCGCTGCGCACCTGCGTTGCCGAGGGGCGCTATGCCGCGCTGGTGGAGCAAGGGCTGCAACTGGGCATGCAACTGCAAGTGAGCGGGACGCCAACGTTCTTTGTGGAAGGGGAGCGTCTTGTAGGGGCGCAACCGTTCAGTGCGTTCGAGGCGGTGTTTGCCCGCGTGCGCGGCGAATAA
- a CDS encoding TIGR02391 family protein has translation MHRVGQLAVKSSALISQIICDLGELYHDAAIISYLENMESVGYRDGVDEPVELQVHLSSIDECARRIRDRAEALAIAFRGCGLYLDISTLLEAVNDVIDLIQQVKSYRNLDQFVLSNNQLMTVVDRLRTKVQGVVENTGELICEVMPVSLEARSLGRITYADVRRNPQAIVQYAFTSFESHLRKRIGAGLELYGENLINQAYGGNGNLSYGTVPSERVGARNFMSGAYAVFRNPRMHRTVEENEQMAMKLLVLVDLLIKLIDESENTTV, from the coding sequence ATGCATCGAGTGGGACAATTGGCTGTTAAGTCTAGTGCTCTGATAAGTCAAATCATTTGCGATTTGGGAGAACTCTATCACGATGCTGCCATCATCTCATATTTGGAAAATATGGAAAGCGTAGGATATCGTGATGGGGTTGATGAACCTGTAGAACTTCAAGTACATCTCTCGAGCATTGATGAGTGTGCAAGAAGAATCAGAGATCGAGCAGAAGCACTAGCAATTGCCTTCAGAGGCTGTGGCCTGTACCTTGACATTAGCACACTCCTAGAGGCTGTTAACGATGTTATAGATCTTATTCAGCAAGTAAAATCCTATAGAAATTTAGACCAATTTGTTCTTTCAAACAATCAGCTGATGACAGTGGTGGACAGATTGAGAACTAAAGTTCAAGGAGTAGTAGAGAACACTGGCGAGCTCATTTGTGAAGTTATGCCTGTTTCATTGGAAGCACGTAGTTTAGGACGTATTACGTATGCAGATGTACGAAGAAATCCTCAAGCGATTGTGCAATATGCGTTTACCTCGTTTGAATCTCACCTTCGTAAAAGAATTGGTGCCGGATTAGAACTCTATGGTGAAAATCTTATAAATCAGGCTTATGGTGGAAATGGTAATCTGAGTTATGGAACCGTACCATCAGAACGAGTTGGAGCACGTAATTTTATGTCTGGAGCCTATGCTGTCTTTCGAAACCCACGAATGCACAGGACCGTTGAAGAGAATGAACAAATGGCAATGAAATTGCTAGTCCTTGTAGATTTACTTATAAAATTAATAGATGAATCTGAGAATACGACTGTATAA
- a CDS encoding DUF2200 domain-containing protein, whose translation MPFAKIYSLYVQKAERKQRTRAEVDCIICWLTGYDPAGLQQQIEQGNDLETFLAQAPALNLNRTLIKGKVCGVQVEEIEDPLMREIRYLDKLIDELARGKPLEKILRS comes from the coding sequence ATGCCCTTTGCCAAAATATATTCGCTCTATGTGCAAAAAGCGGAACGCAAGCAGCGTACGCGAGCAGAAGTTGACTGCATTATCTGCTGGTTGACGGGCTATGACCCAGCCGGCTTGCAGCAACAAATCGAACAAGGCAACGATCTCGAAACCTTTTTGGCGCAGGCTCCGGCGCTGAACCTGAACCGTACGTTGATCAAAGGGAAAGTTTGTGGGGTGCAGGTCGAAGAAATTGAAGACCCCTTGATGCGCGAAATCCGCTATTTGGATAAATTGATTGATGAACTCGCCCGTGGGAAACCGCTAGAGAAGATTCTGCGTTCATGA
- a CDS encoding 2,3-bisphosphoglycerate-independent phosphoglycerate mutase gives MLPYPLHWTERLAIKTDSRILFVVLDGVGDVPINGETPLSAANTPNLDALARDASLGLSTPVAPGVAPGSGPGHLALFGYDPLHYEVGRGVLSALGIGLDLSPNQVAARGNFATLAPDGTIADRRAGRIPTDLNKRLIALLQDAIPSIEDVQVNLYTEAEYRFVLVLTGDGLGGRVADTDPGRTGEPPRPAQATTQDPRDQKTARIIQQFVEKATHVLHEADIVKEYDPAPNTVLIRGVDTKPNLPPFQQVYKLTPGAIASYPMYRGVARLVGMETPPADWSGSGERTETKLKLLREHGDKYDFIFFHVKKTDSYGEDGNFEMKKKQIEDFDAILPDLLAWKPDVVLITGDHSTPVGVKAHSWHPLPVLIYGPHVRRDGRRFTEMDARGGSLGTLRHLDLMPLVLANALKMKKFGA, from the coding sequence ATGCTGCCCTACCCATTGCATTGGACCGAAAGACTCGCCATCAAGACCGATAGCCGTATCCTCTTCGTCGTGCTGGACGGGGTGGGCGACGTGCCCATCAATGGGGAAACACCGCTTTCAGCCGCCAACACCCCCAACCTCGACGCGCTTGCCCGTGACGCCTCGCTTGGGCTTTCAACCCCCGTTGCGCCTGGTGTTGCGCCGGGAAGTGGACCGGGACACCTGGCGCTTTTTGGCTACGACCCACTGCATTACGAAGTCGGGCGTGGCGTGCTCTCCGCGTTGGGCATCGGGCTGGACCTGTCGCCCAACCAGGTGGCGGCGCGCGGCAACTTTGCCACCCTTGCCCCCGACGGCACCATCGCCGACCGTCGCGCGGGGCGCATCCCCACCGACCTCAACAAGCGCCTCATCGCGCTCTTGCAAGACGCCATCCCATCCATCGAGGACGTGCAGGTGAACCTCTACACCGAAGCCGAGTACCGTTTCGTGCTGGTGCTGACGGGCGACGGGCTTGGCGGGCGCGTCGCCGACACCGACCCCGGCCGCACCGGCGAACCGCCGCGCCCTGCGCAAGCCACCACCCAGGACCCGCGCGACCAGAAGACGGCGCGCATCATTCAGCAGTTTGTCGAAAAAGCCACGCACGTCCTGCATGAAGCCGATATTGTCAAAGAGTATGACCCCGCGCCCAACACCGTGCTCATCCGCGGTGTGGACACCAAGCCCAACTTGCCGCCCTTCCAGCAAGTGTACAAACTCACGCCCGGCGCGATTGCCAGTTATCCCATGTACCGCGGCGTGGCGCGGTTGGTTGGCATGGAAACCCCGCCCGCCGATTGGAGCGGCAGCGGCGAACGCACCGAAACCAAACTCAAACTCTTGCGCGAGCATGGCGACAAGTACGACTTCATCTTCTTCCACGTGAAGAAGACCGACAGTTACGGCGAAGACGGCAACTTTGAAATGAAGAAGAAGCAAATTGAAGACTTCGACGCCATTTTGCCCGACTTGCTGGCGTGGAAGCCTGACGTGGTGCTCATCACAGGCGACCACTCGACGCCCGTGGGCGTCAAGGCGCACTCGTGGCACCCGCTGCCGGTGCTCATCTACGGTCCGCATGTGCGCCGCGACGGTCGCCGCTTCACCGAAATGGACGCACGCGGCGGCAGTCTGGGCACTCTGCGCCATCTCGACCTCATGCCGCTGGTGCTGGCGAACGCGCTCAAAATGAAGAAGTTCGGCGCCTGA